The Labrus mixtus chromosome 18, fLabMix1.1, whole genome shotgun sequence DNA segment ttcatttaattctgactgccagggggccaaattgtagtatacaaaaaaacgataacagtcaattatgtctcaaatttaactcaacatataccagtgatcaagtATTATTATGGAAatgtttctggttttcatgatttcatggcagattttgtcgtgttttgatgtataaaaattgacccgagggccacattgagggttgacgaGGGCCGCATGTGGGCCCCCGGGCctccagttgcccacccctgccctAATATGAGCAGAATGCTTCCTCTCTCCTGTGATCTAAAATTAAAAGATCTCCTAAAATGAGATGAATCTTTGTGTCCCAAGTGTGACCTATCGATCTCTTTTaagaataatagaatagaattactttattgatcccaaactgggaaattgtggcgttacagcagcaggttatccaaacacacaatatgaggaaaaaacacatggttagcaatctaaacacaaAGATTTCTCAAGCTTATAGTATGCATATCCATACCTAATTCCCCTAATACAGggtttggtcacagcaaggggccacattcatttaattctgactgccagggggccaaattgtagtatagaaaaaacgattacagtcaattatgtctcaaatttaactaaattttattaattattatggacatatttctggatttcatggcagattttgtcgtgttttgatgtataaaaattgacctgagggccacattgagggttgacgagggccgccagttgcccacccctgccctAATATCACCAGAATGCTTCCTCTTTTCCTGTGATCTAAAATTAAAAGATCTCCTAAAATGAGATGAATCTTTGTGTCCCAAGTGTGACCGATCTACAATTCACTtggcagactcttttatccaaagcgacgtacgtcagagagtaagaacaacacaagcaaggatctagaaaaaaaaagggaacaatgtcagtaagagcaaacgatcagctttgagtctgattggacacacaggcgctgacaggaagtgaccagaggcaaagcacaacattgagggcagttcttgagagctctaatcagtatagaaaccatcttataagtcgtcgttatcaaacaaaaaccatcgtcacaaccatcatcatcatcatcaataatatggagaccatcatcattaagttagtagctgggtctttagctttttcttaaaggtgcaaagaagttcattccaccaccggggggggggggggacagaggagaagagtctagtcagagacttaggaccctgttgtgaaggttggatcagacgcctttcattggctaTCGCTGTTAATCTGAATGTTAATTTTTACTTCCAGACGACAGACATGTCAGCCATTCAGCTAACGGGTTCGGACCGATGGGAGGTGTTAACTCCCGTCTCCACTGGAAAGGAAGACCAGGGAATCATTCACATTCAAAACTCTGGGATTGTCACTTCCAATGGGCAGTATGTGCTTCCAATTGGGAGTATGTCCAACCAGCCCATTTATGTTACAGCATCTGGGAATGAGACTGCAGCCAATGGCGTGTCGGGAATTCAGTATCAGGTAAAAAATCAGACTTTAATACTTTTGAGGTAAAGTAAGAATTTCACTCGGGTGATGATCGTCCTCAACAAAACTAAATCTTCTCTTCCAGGTCATACCCCAAATCCAAAATTCAGATGTTACACTTGCGGGATTCCAAACACAGGGACTGGATGACGGTACAGGGCAGATCCAGCTCCTACAAGATGGCAGCCAGGGCAGCATCGGAATCAGCTGTGCCACGACGACGGCGGACCTGGGCCATGTGCAGTCGATCCAAGGCGTCCAACTGGCTGGAGGATCAGCGTACACGGGCGCTCTACCGGGCAACATCACGTTCGTCCCTTTAAACAGCTTGGATCTGGAGTCTTTAGGACTGACCGGAGCGCACACGGTCCCCATTGCAACCGGGGTAACAGCCGAAGGTCAGCTGATCATGAGCGGCCAGACGCTGGACAGTCAGGGTCAGGACGCTGGCGGCGGCAAACAGCAGCTGGTCACGGTGAGCGACGCCAGCGGAAACCATGAACTCTACGTGCCAACCTCCACGTCCTCCTCCAACTCGTCCAATCTCCCCGAGACCATCGACGGCACAGGGGTCCTGACCCAAGCCACCGCCGTGTCCGCAGGCATCTCTGACCCCTCGTCCTCGGCAAACTACAACTCCCACAACCACCTGCAGCAAATCCAGGTCAGAGTGTGTATCTTtcttatgtatgtgtgtgtgtctctatactAAAAGTCTTTACTCCGGGCCTGAATCCACTCTCTGTTACTGAAAGTCATGCTTCTATTTTCATCACAATCTGGACACATTCACCTCCAGGACTTGAGAaatgtcagcaaaaaaaaaaaaacccaaatctcTTTCATCAACTTATACCAGAACTGGTGATGATGAGAGTCTTTTATAACGTTGCTTTTCTTGGCTCTGGCCACAATGTGTCTGTCGCACACAGGACTTAATGTTCCCTCATACTTAAAGCTGGCGTGAAACGTTTGTTCTGATTTTAGAATCTCTGTTTTATCTGTTCTTCATTTAGAGAAGAACTTTGGCTTCTTGAGTtgtgtaaaaatgaataatatCTCTAAAAGTAAGTTACCCAAAAAGAGTATTGAACCAAGGTATTTCACTGGCAGTGTTGttaaaatctgaaatgataCCCAGCTGTAATGACGAGGTATTTAGAGTAGACTTTTTGTCACAATACTTGACGGTTGTTCAagctttcagtctgttttatttcttcttaaagtccctgtaatgtatttagagaaaaacaaataagaactCAGCCTCTGGGAAAAGTAAAGCTCAAGTCTAAGGCTAGCTTTTCACTGTGCTGTAAATCCAGGACGCACGACATTCAACGCTTGATTTATTTGACTTCCCTCACTCTGCAGGTTTCATCCTCGAACGCCACCACTCTCTCACAGCCCATCTTGCATCTGTCTGGGGACGGTCAGGCCCAGGTGGCCCAGGTGGCTCAGGGTCAGGACATGAACGCAGCAGGAGGTCAGACTCTTCAGAGTGTGCAGCTGGTCAACCCGGGGACTTTCCTCATCCAGGCCCAAACCGTCACCGCGACCGGACAGATTCAGTGGCAGACCTTTCAGGTAAATCTGAGATaaaactttcacacacacattatcctTTTGTATCAACTTGGTAGATGTAGACATAGACAATTACAATCAGAGACTTTTAGTTAATTTTTAGTCGGGCTTGCTAACTCTCAAAAAATCTATTGATGAGCAAGGACGGGATGATGCAAGTTTAGTGACAAATGGTTGAAGCTCAAGTGTCTGAAGGTGTTGGAGCTGTGAGGAAACGATCCAGATGTGATCTATGCTCAAAGATCTCCACGTTAGGAACcatgaagacaaaacacaaagcagcGGGCAGGGCATTAGTTTCATATCTTTATAGAGTCATGTGATGCAATCGTAAAATATTTGCTGAGACGGACTGTTTTGAAAGCCTTTTATTCACTGGCTTATTATCTCTGAACTGTTTTCTGATTGGTTTAAATTGACAGCATTCTCAGCCgtgaacaaat contains these protein-coding regions:
- the LOC132992961 gene encoding transcription factor Sp3-like produces the protein MASADVDSCSQSEYLQPGGVAADSQTTDMSAIQLTGSDRWEVLTPVSTGKEDQGIIHIQNSGIVTSNGQYVLPIGSMSNQPIYVTASGNETAANGVSGIQYQVIPQIQNSDVTLAGFQTQGLDDGTGQIQLLQDGSQGSIGISCATTTADLGHVQSIQGVQLAGGSAYTGALPGNITFVPLNSLDLESLGLTGAHTVPIATGVTAEGQLIMSGQTLDSQGQDAGGGKQQLVTVSDASGNHELYVPTSTSSSNSSNLPETIDGTGVLTQATAVSAGISDPSSSANYNSHNHLQQIQVSSSNATTLSQPILHLSGDGQAQVAQVAQGQDMNAAGGQTLQSVQLVNPGTFLIQAQTVTATGQIQWQTFQVQGVQSLQGLQLPQGQGQAQQLTLAPVQTLPLGQTGQVSLPNLQTVTVNSVTQSGVQFTQGDGAISPGIHIKEEPDSEEWHLSGDSTLNPSDLNNLRVQMADDDMDMAGGEGKRLRRVACTCPNCKESGGRGSGMGKKKQHICHIAGCGKVYGKTSHLRAHLRWHSGERPFVCNWMFCGKRFTRSDELQRHRRTHTGEKKFVCTECAKRFMRSDHLAKHIKTHQNKKGGVPSTSPPTTDTLITADGTTLILQAATHDLVGNQEIQLVTVAPAEVME